The DNA segment ataaatccgatatatgcgtaaaacgtacattttccggtatatatatcggatttatatccgatatatgcgtaaatcggattttatccgtgataaaaaggcacttccttgactatgttccaatgtacagtaaacctcggatatatcggattcaattgttcccactggttttgtccgatataagcgaaatccgttatatgcgtataccggaaaatgtccgttttacgcatatatcggatttatatccggtatatgcgtaaatcggactttatccgttataaaaaggcacttccttgactatgtttccaatgtacctggactgggcaatgaaaagagacgtaaggtaatgagaatttaactttattggactctgagcataacaaattgttaattaagctaggccctgttacgcccgtcgggcctacgttatttccattagtgaggttaagatctcattcaataaatcccagggtgttttctggcagcatttgccagaataacccagtttcgtcggcattaaaaatgtcctctgctttaaaacgtctcagaatgtcagctagtttcggagcgccacgatgcggcgagggaaatttaatggaaatgcattgaaacgggactggagattttgtccgaaataggcgaaatccgttataaaaaatccaatatatgcaatgaatttttattggaaatgattacagaaaaatcggttcttttttatctgtccgttgtgagcgaatttccgatatatccgagtccgatatatccaaggtttactgtattacaaagTCTCAGTGTCGCTTTGCTTATTATAAATCATATATAGCATCAAATAATACATGTGGCCCCTCAAATTCCGCCCCTCCTCCCACATGAAGACATGACTTGCATCTGTCAGCACTCTCTTCCTTACCGTCCGTGCAATTATTTGGAAGCAACCCCATCATCCCGCTTTGACCGCATCATCTGCTCTAGCGGAGGACCTCCATTCTCACGGCTCTCTTCCCGTTCCCATCTCGAGCATCCTGCAACCCAAACCGCACGCTTCCTTTGCCAGCAGCATCGCTCGTGGACTATTGTGTTGTTTTCCGTGCGTCATCGTCGGCTACAAATGAGCACAGCCGGATGAATACTGCATAGACGAGGAGTTTAATGTATGTTTCACTtacagacacttttttttccacagcccGTTGTGATGCACCGCATCTGTGTGTATACAGTTTAAAATACTGTTAACAGAAAAAGGCAAGATATTTCATGGTACAAACACTCATTTGTACGACAAATCCTTCTGGACGAGCAAATAAAGTGAAACACAACCAGAAGTCAGAGAATACAACCTATTTTCCCCCGTTACCTTGGATAAAGAGAACACGAAAGGATAAAAATCACATTGTTTCTGATGCTTGAACTGAAAgcagaaatatttgtaaaaacatcTTGTATGTCTGACTCTAGAAATAAAATCTTTTTCCTACCACAGCCAGTTCAGCGGTGAGGTAATGGCTACATGGTTACACACGTCATCAGCATCAATTGTTTCAGTGACCGGGAATGTTTTCAAGGAGGTTTGGCCCGCTTTCCAACAATTTGACACCATAGAATAgatatattacaattttagatattaatatttaaattccgtttgggcactccggtttcctcccacattccaaaaatacaaaCGTTAGGTTAAtcggagactctaaattgtccgaagagtgtgaatggttgtttgtctatatgtgtcttgcgattggctggcggctagtccagggtgtatcccacctctcgccccaaaatcagctgggataggctccaacatacaaGCAACATGGGGTGCACTACTTGAATGCAACCAgcggaggcgctgttgattcaagTAGTGCGATTAACGCAAGGATTATATTGgacttcaaaaaataaataaaattcaataaattgTTGATTATCCACATAGTCTACCAAGGAAATGTAGACTATACAAGCCCATCTTTACTTGGGAGTATTTGAAGCAAAAACTATATTGACTGAATTTGAACAGCTCACACTGGGAAACCCTGAAAAGTTACAGATAAACAACTTTACAGTTGCCATTCAAATACAAACCACAGTTACCTTACATGAATGCCGAATAAAGCTTAAAATATActatgttatatttatatagaattatatttattttaaagcgGTGCCATCAAgtttaaagtcttttttttcatgtgcagGCTCTCaatacatatacagtggaacctccaaagtcataCACAAACTGTTAATAATTCTTGCCCTCATAAAACCTTAAACACTAGAAATTTTCAAagtgacattttaacattcataactgtcacacaagtagttaaccactgtaaaatCCAACTACATTACTACAGTAAAACTACACACCCCTGAAAACACATCATAGTGAGGGAACAGGAAGGTTGTTGGAAAGCAATACTGTCACCTAGTGGCGTTTTATAGGTATTGCAGGAATTCTGAAGCTTCGAAGgcggcaaaaaataaataaataatggccGGCACACACGATTGGCGAAACTCATCGCCAACGCCTAGCTAAGTCTCCCACGGTCTTGCTAGTACCGGACCTTGTTAGGAGTGAAGATAAACTCacataaatgtatttgtaaatgaatgtaaactTACCCGTTATGTTTACTCTGGCACCAACGAGTTCCCATCgctaaaatctttttttttgaaaggTCAAATACTTCCGGGAAATCTGACGGTAGTATAGCATACAtattagcatcctgtctgctcattggtCGATTAATAAAACGCTCTCTGATTGGTCCTGTTTTGGGCGGCAGCCATGGAAAGTTGAACATTTGGAATCATGTGATTTTCGTGGATGAACCCAAAACGGTATCATATTTGGGGGTGTTGGACTTGGGAGATTCCACTGCTTACTGCTTCCAATGCTTACTCTTATGGCAACTTATTACAATATTCACGCAGTCACGTCAGCACAACGGATGTATATTGTACTGAAAACACGGATTAAATGTGCATTAAAGCTCTGTCCGTTCTCATCACAAGGCCTTAATAAGCTACTTAACCATTTACATGGCGGGATTCTTTACAACACAAGTCAAACGTGATGAGGAAATAAGGAAATTGATGCATATTGTAAAAAGTTTGAAGaataaaagaggaaaaaaaatggaggtcgGATTGCAGTACACAGCAACTGAtgcatatgatttttttttttttttttttttgcatccacACATCGTTCTTCATCTTCAGGCTTAAACCTACATGAAAAATCAgcctatatttaaaaaaaacaaaaaaaaacggtaaaGTGGGGAAACAAATTCATAGCTACAATTGTGataaatacaaaacatgacGTCACAGTTGCATGGATTGTGCAGAAAGACACACTTGAGAAgaagcccccccctccccaaaaaaaaccccaaacaaaccTGTCATACTGTAGACACTAAAGGCACAATAGACGGAGATAAGATCCCTGCGCTCGGGTGGTTAAAGAGGTTGAGAGAAAGCAAAGGAGAAGCCTTTTCCACAGCTGCATGGAAACACCATTTCATAAAAggctacatgctaacagatGGAGTTTTGCATAAAGCTCACCGATTGTCTCCATGGACAGATCGGTGCTCACTCTGCAATACTGTTAGATTGGACTCGCTTACATTCAAGAGACAGCAAAAACATCCTCGAAAAGGCTTTGCTTATGGCACTCCAATCTCTGCAGGAATAGAAAGGAGGGCGTATTTtgaagataagaacacatgctcGGGGACTCCGAGTGTCTCCTGATCatgcacaaaaatacacaaaacgaatattcaaatataatatGACTATATAGCACAGGCTGATTTGAAAAATAGTCTCAGCTCTGTCCTGCTTTGGAAATAATCTTTCCTTCTTTACTTTAGAACAAACCACCAGCTCTGACTGACAAATagtcatcataatcatcatcttcccttttcttccttctttcattccttccttccttccttcccaggCTGAACAGACTTGCTCCCCCTGCAGGCGACAGGTTGGAATGACGTTGTATTCCTAACCAGACATgatgaggggcggggggggcggcCGAGGGACTTGCTATACCGCTGGTTCCACCGAGGGGGttaaaaatggaaagaaaaatcACTGGGGTCATTGAGGCAGTTAAGCAGCACAGGCATCACACCCGGCTGGGCGGGTGGCAGCGGTAGCTACAGTTGGACAAAGGGTCCACGCCGTCCCCGTCCACGGCCTGGGAGCAGCCCGCCTCGCAGCAAGactctgaaagaaaaaaaacggcACTCTGATGGTCAGCGACTAtattaaacttaaactaaaaaatagtccaaaaataATGTCGATTAGACCTCCATGTTGAGAGTCCTCTCCTGGTAGCAGTAGATGAGCTTGGTTGGGTCCTTCGTGGTTGGTGCCGAGCTGAAGACGCCTCATGTGGCGGACGACTGCTGTGGCGTTGAATGCTTGCTGAGGGTGAACACGAAAATTAGGTGTCACGACCGGAGATGGATGGCGCCGTTCATTTTGCACAGCGTAGGTTCATGACGTTTCTTTGCATTTCGTTTTAAAGTCCAGTTTCACTTGACCTtgagtttgggatcacttgcaaatttctttgttttccaaaagaaaaacacattttttttccatttcataaacaattaaaatgaatgagatgattttcaaagaaggatgtacatttttgtatagagtcctactatcaacaactgtcagtcctctgcatcaatcacctggtatggctgctaatcctagctaatcattttataaggctaatagatgattagaaaagccatctaaaaatcatcatgaactaaaactaaaatctcttaccatgctgttaactactcccttcagagagcagcacaaaccgggtctaacaaggacacaaaaacgctgcacaaatatctgagagtgtgtagtttaaggtcgtcacctggcatctgcactaaatagtagccgtcaaacaccagtgtcagtatcaacagtgaagcggccacttcaggatgctggacttcatggcaggactgccaagaaaaagccatatctcacaCCGGagcaaaaaaatgtccaagtgatcccaaacttttgagcggtagagTACATTGTTGTTGTATATTAACACGTCCCTCGCTACTATATGAGGAAATACGCCGCACAAATCCCAACTATGGATGATCCAAATGGacgtaaaagtataaaaaaagagTCTTACCTTCCATTTGCTTTTAGCAAAGTTCTTCTTGATCTGTGCACTGACAGACTCATGGATGTTCTTGTCCAATGCTGTGTCCCCAGCAATCCTTTGGGGaagaaatcatgaaaaaaaataaatgtgtttctcAAAGCAGTGTtgagaaggaaagaaggaaggttATGTGAAGTACCAAGGGTGCTGCAGGGCCTGCTCACAAGTGTAGCGAACGTTAGGGTCTTTCTCCATCAGGTGGACTATGAAGTCTTTGGCTGTCATGACAGAAAACGGTGATCATCACACCCACCAAGGAACatactgttatttttttggaatgtttgtcACAGCTAAATATTTCAATcatcaaagaaatgtaaatattagccaatgacaacacaaccgaATTTTTAAATGAAGCTAATTATTCAAAAGGAGcaaaaaaatcaatccaaatctacatggccatgtgtggaaaaagtgaatgcccccaaACCTAATACCTGGTTGGGACACCCTTAGCTGCAGCatctgcaatcaagcatttgagTTAACTTTtggtccactcatctttgcagaattgttgtaattcagccgcaacggaggcttttccagcatctcaataggattcaggttaGCTACTTCGAGtaagccactccaaagtcttcatttagttttttcttcagccatacAGAGgaggacttgctggtgtgttttggatctttgtcctgctgaagaacccaagttggtttcagcttgaggtcaccaccAGATGGCAGGACGTTCTCCTTCAGggttttttggtagacagcagaattcacggttccatttatcacagcaagtcttccaggtcctaacgaaccaaaacaaccccagaacatcacactaccaccgccatattttactgttggtatgttttctggcaaatttgaaacaagccttaatgttctttttgttcagcagtggttttcatcttggGACTCTGAacgctgaccttaactgaggcaagtgaggtctgcagttctttgcatgttgttgtggggtcttttgtgacctcttggatgagttgtcactgcgctcttggggtcattttggttggccggccactcctgggaagattAACCACTGTTCCAAGCTGTCACCATTTGTGGacaatgactctcactgtggtttgctggagtcccaaagctttagaaatgtgttataaccttttccaaaattatagatctcaattaagttatgttttaatagAAGGGTCAATCACTTTTTCCCACACAAGGCCATGTAGGTAAATCACACTGGTCTATTTGCTAGGACCGCTATAACATGATGAAGGTTCTATTTTAGGGCACCTGAATCTGAGATGTCATCCCAGTAAGGGGAATCAAACTCGTATTCCGCTTTCAGGATCTGCTCAAACAGTTTGGAGTCGTTCTCGTCGTAGAACGGAGGGTAACCACACAACCTGAGAGGCACAAACGTATCTCAAAAGGAGAGCAGACGTGTGGACTGAAACATGTGACAATACAAACAGGAATTGGGTACTCACAGAATGTAGGCTATGACTCCAATGGACCAGCAGTCCACCGCTTTGCTGTAGGGTTTCTGTGCCAAAACCTCAGGGGCTGAAaggaaaataattcatttttttaaaactttatgtCCAAAAGTCTTTTCAATCTTAACAAAAATGTgttggaaaaaatatgaattaatatgaaaatatattaattaatatttgcaatatttgtattaaatatataaaataaataaatacattcaataaattaaactttttttatatattattaagtcATTAATGCACATGGGCTTCACAGGAAGTTACCccgcatgccttgcgggttattaATTAGTATAAAATAGAATTGTTTTGCatacggcggcacggtggtctaggggttagcgcgcagacctcacagctaggagaccagggtccaattccaccctcgggcatctctgtgtggagtttgcatgttctccccgtgcatgcgtgggttttctccgggtactccggtttcctcccacattccaaaaacatgctaggttaattagcgactccaaattgtccataggtatgaatgtgagtgtgaatggttgtttgtctatatgtgccctgtgattggctggcgaccagtctagggtgtaccccggcttacgcccgaagacagctgggataggctccagcccccccccccccccccgtgaccctcgtgataCCATCATAGTTGTTGTGCTATTTTTAGTTGAGGCATGAGTAAGGCTTGATAAGagtgtcaaaaatatttttttttatcgccGTGTCAATTATTCAAgagaatgtatgaatgttacaGTTATGAAGCATTGCATTTTAAATATAACAAAGGTTTTATGATAAGAGACGGGTTGATTTAATTACTTTACATTATCTTCTGTGGAAGAATGTGGAAGTTGACCAGCATAACAACAACGGTTTAGGTGTTTTAATACGCCAGAAATAAGTTATTTTTCAACGTGGAATACTTTTATTACCAACATATCCAGGCGTTCCACAGGCTGTGGACATCACGCTGCCTGAGCCCTCAATTTTAGACAAGCCAAAGTCGCTGATCATGATTTTGGAGTCCTCTTCCATGCTGTAGTAGAGCAGATTCTCTGGCTGGGACATACAACATTTTATCAAGTCAGTTTTCCTCCCCCCCCGAATACACAAAACACAGCACCTCCCGCCATACACTGATTAGCAATCccagtggaggaaaatggaaaTATAATACATTACAACAATACAACATCAGGCATCAGGACTGTGTTGTCTTAGGTGCAGATGTTGTTGCAATCAATTCAAGGACACATTTTCTCAGCTAAATGTAAAACAATCGAGCCAAAGTACATTCAAAAATTACCTTAAGGTCTCGGTGGACGATTCCCATGTCGTGGAGATATTTCACAGCATCCAGAATCTGCTGAATGAGCTTACTGGCATCTTTTTCGGTGTAGAAGCCCTTCTCTATGATGCGGTCAAACAATTCTCCACCAGACACCCTGGAAGTATGATTAAAAAGCAATattggaaaa comes from the Doryrhamphus excisus isolate RoL2022-K1 chromosome 18, RoL_Dexc_1.0, whole genome shotgun sequence genome and includes:
- the camk1b gene encoding calcium/calmodulin-dependent protein kinase type 1 isoform X1, encoding MGNHIVSDRNNKKMPLGEDCHSWKKKTSDVKEHYDFKDILGTGAFSEVVLAEEKRTQRLVAIKCIPKKALEGKENSIENEIAVLHKIKHANIVSLEEIFESKSHLYLVMQLVSGGELFDRIIEKGFYTEKDASKLIQQILDAVKYLHDMGIVHRDLKPENLLYYSMEEDSKIMISDFGLSKIEGSGSVMSTACGTPGYVAPEVLAQKPYSKAVDCWSIGVIAYILLCGYPPFYDENDSKLFEQILKAEYEFDSPYWDDISDSAKDFIVHLMEKDPNVRYTCEQALQHPWIAGDTALDKNIHESVSAQIKKNFAKSKWKQAFNATAVVRHMRRLQLGTNHEGPNQAHLLLPGEDSQHGESCCEAGCSQAVDGDGVDPLSNCSYRCHPPSRV
- the camk1b gene encoding calcium/calmodulin-dependent protein kinase type 1 isoform X2, which translates into the protein MPLGEDCHSWKKKTSDVKEHYDFKDILGTGAFSEVVLAEEKRTQRLVAIKCIPKKALEGKENSIENEIAVLHKIKHANIVSLEEIFESKSHLYLVMQLVSGGELFDRIIEKGFYTEKDASKLIQQILDAVKYLHDMGIVHRDLKPENLLYYSMEEDSKIMISDFGLSKIEGSGSVMSTACGTPGYVAPEVLAQKPYSKAVDCWSIGVIAYILLCGYPPFYDENDSKLFEQILKAEYEFDSPYWDDISDSAKDFIVHLMEKDPNVRYTCEQALQHPWIAGDTALDKNIHESVSAQIKKNFAKSKWKQAFNATAVVRHMRRLQLGTNHEGPNQAHLLLPGEDSQHGESCCEAGCSQAVDGDGVDPLSNCSYRCHPPSRV